GTTTGCCTTGTCCTGTCATTGATTTTGCTTTATCCAATACAGCTACTACATCTTCCATATCATTTCCATTCATGTCCAGAACGGTCCAGTTAAAGGCTTTGAATTTATCGTGAAGATTATCGAGTGACAATACTTTGCTGGTCGGACCATCGATCTGTTGTCCGTTCCAGTCAACGGTAGCGATCAGGTTATCTACCTTATTGTGGGCTGCGAACATCACTGCTTCCCAAATTTGTCCTTCTTGTAATTCACCATCTCCATGGAGAGAGAAAACAAGGTGTGGATCGTTGTTGTATTTTTTTGTAAGGGCAGCACCTATGGCTACACTCATACCCTGACCCAAAGAGCCACTGGCAATTCTTACACCGGGTAAATGCTCATGAGTAGTAGGGTGACCTTGTAAGCGGGTATTGAGTTTACGGAAGCTGGCCAGTTCTTGCTTATCAAAATAACCGGAACGTGAAAGCACTGAATAATAAACAGGAGAAATATGTCCGTTAGAAAGGAAGAAAAGATCTTCACCAACACCATCCATCTTGAACTGGCGGTCGTGTTTCATGGTATGAAAAAACAGAGCGGTAAGGAAATCGGTACAACCCAAAGAACCACCAGGGTGTCCGCTCTGAACCCCATGAACCATTCGAACGATATCGCGCCTAATTTGACTGGCCGCGGCTTTCAATTCCTGAATACTTGCCATATGCTTGTTTTGTGGTTGCGAAGATAGGGGAATAGTCGATAGTTCATAGTCGATGGTCCATGGTACATGGCAAGAAAATATCAACTGATGAGGGTAGAAATCAAACAAATTACTATGGACCATCGACTATGGACTATTCACTATATTTGCCCCCTCAAAACCATCATATGTCAGAAGATCTGGATTTAATATTGGCCGATACGGAAGAAAGTATGACCAAGGCCATTAGTCATTTGGAAACGGAGCTCACCAAGATCAGGGCGGGGAAAGCCAATCCAACCATGTTGGATGGTATTATGGTAGATTATTATGGCTCACCCACTCCTATCAATCAGGTAGCGAATATTAGTGTTTTGGATGTGCGTACTATTAGTATTCAGCCATGGGAGAAAAATATGCTTGCAGCGATTGAAAGAGCAATCATGGCGGCTAATATTGGCATCACTCCTCAGAACGATGGTGTTCAGTTGCGTTTATTCTTGCCTCCGTTAACAGAAGAAAGAAGAAGAGAGTTGGTAAAAAAAGCGGCAGGTGAAGGAGAGCATTCTAAAGTAGCGATCCGAAATATCCGTCGCGATGCGATTGAGCAGGTAAAGAAATTGCAAAAAGATGGTCTTAGTGAAGACGCTGCAAAAGATGCAGAAAAAAGTATTCAAGACATTACCGATAAATTCATCTCTCTAGTAGATAAACATTTGGCCGCGAAAGAAAAAGAAGTAATGGCAGTGTGATCTTTGATTTTTTGATCTTTGATTTCTTGATCCACAAAAGACAAATCAAGAAATCAAAGATCAAAAAATCAAACTTTCTCTTTCTTATTTACCAGGTATACCCCACAAAGAATAATTCCCAGACATCCGATTTGCAATAGTGTGATCTGTTCGCCATCTAATAATCCCCAGAAAACAGCTACGAATGGGATTCCGTAAGTAACCATAGAGGCGAACAATGTTCCTGCTCTTTTTACGAGCATATAGAAGATAATAGAAGCAAAAGCAGTTCCCAAGACACCAAGGATAAATGAAGCACCTGTAGCTTTGATAACACTTGTTTCAGACAAAGCCATTTCAGTATATCCGGTGTAGTATAAAATGATCGCGGATGGAATGATCAGGAATACAAATGCAAGAGAAGCAATATTCAGTGATCCCACTTCTTTCATATGTCTGCCTACCATATTTACATTGATGCCATAAAAAACGGTTGCTAAAAGCACCAATCCTGCATAAGAGATATTTTGAAAGCTAACGGTTTTGCCTGTAAACATCAATAGGCATAGTCCAATAAAACCAATGATCACACCGGCGATTTTAGTAGCATTTGCTTTCAACTGAAAAAATGAAATGCCTACGAGTATGGTAAACAATGGAGTTAGTGCATTGAGGATACCTGCCAATGAACTGTCTATCTGTGTTTCAGCAATACAGAATAAATATGCAGGGAAAAAATTACCCAATAATCCCGATAAGATCACCAGCAGCCACTTGTTTTGAGGTATTTGCTTGAGTGCTTTTACTGCAAAGGGTGTAAGGATCAGTCCTGCACTTAGAATACGTATTGATGCTACCTGGTAAGGGGTCAAGACATGCATGCCTTCTTTCATTAGAATAAAAGAACTTCCCCAAATAACAGATAACAATAAAAAGATGCCCCAGTTGATAATCCGATCTCTCAATGTGTTGTTTTTGTAAAGGTGAGGGATTGCTTTCATTATTCAATTATATTAGGTATTTTCATTACTCACCAAACCAATTCAACTATGGGAATGCTAAAAGAATTTAAAGACTTTGCCATGCGGGGCAATCTGGTAGACATAGCAGTAGCCTTTGTCATGGGTGCTTCATTTGGGAAGATCGTTACATCATTCGTAGATGGAATTGTGATGCCGTTGGTCGGTATGCTGACAGGTGGTGTTGATTTTAATGATAAAGTATGGGTATTAAAAGAGGCAATTGCTGAAGTAAAGGATGCCAGTGGCGCCGTAGTTACAGAAGCTGCAGCAGAGGTCTCTATCAAATACGGAGCGTTTATCACCAATGTCCTGGATTTCATCATTGTGGCATTTGTAGTGTTTCTGGTAATTAAAGGCATCAATAAAATGAAAGCCCCGGCAGAAGCTCCTGCAGCAGCCGGTCCATCAGAAACTGAGAAATTACTGGCTGAGATCAGGGATTCTTTGAAGAAGGTAGACTAGTCCGTGTTCGTAGTCTATAGTCCATGGTAGGAATGCGGTCATAGGCTAGTAAGGCAATAGCTTTATAGCTTAAGGATCTAATTCTTATCATCTCAACGATGGTCTATGGGCCATTGACCATCGACTCGGTGGATAAATATTACCCCCTTCCGGTCGAAATAAGACCTGAAGGGGTTTTCTTTGCAGCTAAAGTTTGTGTTGTGAATACTGTGAATTATCAAATCAAATTAGACCAGTTTGAAGGTCCTTTCGACCTGCTTTTGTTTTTTATTGAGCGGGATGAACTGGATATCTATAATATTCCCATTACTAAGATCATTCAAGACTTCCTCGATTTTATTCATCAGGGAGAGAAATTGAATATTGAGCTGAGTAGTGAGTTCATTCTCTTTGTATCTACACTGATGCGCATCAAGGCGAGATTGTTATTGCCGCGTAAAGAAATCGATGCCCAAGGAAATGAGATAGATCCTCGCCAGGAATTGATCGATAAAATTCTGGAATACAAACGCTTTAAAGAAGCCGCTGTTCAAATGGCTGAAATGGAAGCGATGCGTATGTTGATGGTAAAACGCGGTAACCTCCAAAAGGAATTGGTTGAGATCGGCGAAGATGCTTCTGAAGGAACAGAGATACAAAACATCACGATGTTCAAGCTGATGAAAGCTTTTGAAAAAGTGATGCAGCGCGTACATGATCGACAGAATAAACCGGTACATACTGTGGTGCGCTATAATTACACCATGGAAGGAAGTCGTGATTATATGCTTGACTTTGTCGCGAAAGAAAAAACAGTAGCTTTTGAAAAAGTATTTGAAGTCTGTAACGACAGAATACATGCTATCTTCTTATTCCTGTCTATTCTTGAATTGACCCAGCAAAAATTCATGAAACTGTTGGTGGCAGAAGGAAAGAATAATTTCATTGTAGAGTGGAATGATAAACGTGAAGAAGAATTGAAAGAAGAAGGCCTTACTGACGAAGATTTTACCAACACGTTTACTGACGATCCTACACCTATTGCCGAATAAAAAAATCTGTGAATCTGTGGTTTTATTTATTGGCCACAGATTCACAGATTTTATTTGAGAGAAATTATCCCAACAACACAGTAGCAGTCACTGTCTCACGCATCAATTCGCGAACAGCATCTGCTATTCCTTGTGCGTCATAAGCACATTCTCTATGTAATTCTTTAGGTGTACCGTGTTCTACGAGTCTGTCAGGGATACCCAACACTTTCACATCAGCTTTATAACCATGCTGATTCATGAATTCCAATACGGCTGATCCGAAACCGCCCACTACCGTTCCATCTTCAACAGTTACAATTTTATTGTATTTGCTGAAAGCTTCTTGCAACAGATCTTCATCTATTGGTTTCACAAAACGCAGATCGTAATGTGCAGGATCCAATCCTTCTGTTCTCAATTCTCTGATCGCTGCTGTTGCAAAATTACCCGGATGTCCGAAGCTTAAAATCGCAACTTCTCTTCCATCTTTAATTTTTTTTCCCTTACCGATCTGTACTTCTTCAAAAGCAGTTCTCCATTCTGGCATTACACCTTCACCACGTGGGTAGCGAATCACAAATGGATATTCCGTTTTTTCTAATTGTGCAGTATACATGAGGTTGCGTAATTCCTGTTCATTCATCGGTGCACTCACGATCAGGTTCGGAATACAACGCATGTAAGGAATATCATAACAACCATGGTGTGTAGGTCCATCTTCTCCAACTAGTCCTGCTCTGTCCAAGCAAAGTACAACAGGCAGTTTTTGTATCGCCACATCATGCACTACCTGATCATAGGCGCGTTGCATAAAGGAAGAGTAAATATTACAGAACACACGCATTCCCTGTGTGGCCAATCCGGCGCTAAGGGTCACTGCATGCTGTTCGCAGATACCAACATCGAAGGCGCGGTGAGGCATTTTTTCCATCATGAATTTGAGTGAGGAACCACTAGGCATTGCCGGTGTAACCCCCATCACTTTATCATTCATTTCCGCCAGTTCGATCATGGTATGCCCGAAAACATCCTGGTATTTAGGCGGCTGAGGAACATCGATCTTTTTCTTGTAGATCTCGCCGGTTACTTTATCAAACAAGCCCGGGGCATGCCATTTGGTTTGGTCTTTTTCTGCCAGTGCATATCCTTTTCCTTTTGTGGTAATGATATGCAACAACTTTGGACCTGGAATCTCTCTCAGATCTTTTAAAGTATCTACCAGTTTGGTGATGTTATGTCCGTCGATTGGACCGAAATAACGAATCTTCAGCGCTTCAAAAAGGTTACTGCTCTTGCTCACCACCCCTTTCACGCCAGCTTCAATTTTTGAAGCGAGGTCGCGACTTAAGTTTTTACCGACAGGCAGTTTACCCAATAGATTCCACACTTCATCTCTTACTTTGTTGTAGGTAGGTGATGTGCTGATATCGGTCAAATATTCTTTCAGAGCACCCACATTCGGGTCGATGCTCATACAATTATCGTTCAGGATGATCAATACATCGCTATCCGCCACACCGGCATGGTTCATGGCTTCGAAAGCCATGCCCGCTGTCATGGACCCATCACCGATCACTGCAATGGATTTTCGGTTCTCCCCCTTGTATTTGGCAGCCATGGCCATCCCTAAAGCGGCTGAAATAGAGGTGGAGGAATGTCCTACACCGAATGTATCGTATTGACTCTCAGAGCGTTTTGGGAAGCCGCTCAGGCCTTTGTATTTGCGATTGGTAATGAATTGGTCACGGCGACCCGTCAGGATCTTATGTCCATAAGCCTGATGTCCCACATCCCATACCAATTGATCATAAGGTGTATTGTACACATAATGAAGAGCAACGCTTAGTTCTACCACCCCCAAACTGGCAGCAAAATGTCCGCCATGAACACTTACCACATCAATGATATACTGCCTCAATTCATCACAAACCTGATGTAATTGCTCTCTGGTAAGGGTTTTAAGGTCGTCGGGGTTATTGATTCTACCTAGTAACTGTCCCGGTTTAATCTCCATGCGGAAGGGTTTGAAATGTAAAAATAGGCTTTTCGTGTTTAGCAATATGCCAAGAATAAGTAAAGAAACAGTTGGCAAAAGAGAAGGTTCGTCGGCAAGGAACATTAATTTACGCCAAACAAGTGTGCTTTTTGCCTTTAATCAAATTTCGGGATAAGTCGGCGATGCTTTCCCGCTATATTTGTTCCCACATGAAGACTAGTAAATCTACTTTGTATTGGTGGTGCCAGTTAGGGGGGTGGTTGTTCTACGGATTGACCATGGTTTTCTTTGCCTTTGTCTTCAGAGATCGTCAGGGCGCTATTAATGAGATATTTTATTATCGTTTGGTCGTAACCATTCTCACGGGTATGGTATTTACACATTTATTACGTGAGTTGGTGATTAGAATGGAGCTTCGTCCACCTATTGATTCCAATAAATGGTGGTTGTTGACCATTACTATTTTATGCATTATTGTATTGTACAGCTTATCCAATAGTGCAGTAGTGGAATGGTTGCAATATTATGACCCCGCCATCAAGGCTTCGGTGGCAAAAAGATTCTTGTCCAACCTGATTTTTGATTCACCCATGATACTAGTTTGGGTGTCAATTTATTACATTTGGCATTATGTGGAATTGGGTACGAAGAGTGAGATCCAGAAAGTAAAACTGGAAAGCCTTGTAAAAGAACTGGAACTTAAAACCATTAAATCGCACATCAATCCACACTTTATTTTTAATGCATTGAATAGTATTCGTGCATTGGTGGATGAGAATCCGAATCGCGCCCGTACTGCGATCACTGAGTTGAGCAATATCCTGCGTAGCAGTATGCAGGCAGAAAAATTAGAGACCGTTCCTTTTGAAAAGGAATTGAATATTGTAAAAGATTATCTGGCATTGGAACATATCCGATTTGAGGACAGACTACGTGTAGAGTATGAGATCGATGAAGATACCTTAGACCAACCAGTGCCTCCGATGATGTTACAGACATTGGTTGAGAATGCCATTAAACATGGTATCGGGAAGCAAAAAGATGGTGGATTGATCAAAGTGATTTCTGATTACAGAGATAACCATCATGAACTGATCATTCAAAATACAGGGCAATTGAATAGTACCACCAACTCAGATGGATTTGGTATCAACAGTACCCGAAACCGACTGAAGTTATTATTCGGCGGAAAAGCTAACTTTGAGATCAGGGATATTGGAGGCAATATGGTAGAAGCGGTGGTGAAAATGCCTGTACAACCTGTTTATTCTTAATTCTATATAATAACCGATCTATGGCTATCAAAGCGATCATTATTGATGATGAAAGACTTGCACGTAATGAGTTAAAAAAATTATTGCAGGATCACTCAGATATAGAGGTAATTGAAGAAGCAGCTAATGTGGATGATGGGATCGAAAAAATTGAGTCCCTCAATCCAGACCTGATCTTCCTCGATATTCAAATGCCCGGTAAAACCGGCTTTGATCTGCTGGCAGAAGTAGAGAAGGCACCAAAAGTGATCTTTACAACTGCATATGATGAGTATGCCATCAAAGCTTTTGAAGTCAATGCTTTGGATTATCTGCTGAAACCCATCGAACCAAAACGTTTGGCTGATGCGATCCAAAAACTGCAAGCTGAGATCTTTAAAGAATCCGCCGGATTGAATGGAATCAATAGAGGTCCTCTTACAGAACACGATCAGGTCTTTGTAAAAGACGGTGAGCGTTGCTGGTTTGTAAAGTTGGGTGAGATCCGTTTGTTTGAAAGTGTTGGTAACTATGCTAAAGTTTTCTTTGGTACCAATAAACCATTGATCTTAAAATCACTCAATGCACTGGAAGAAAGATTGGACGATCGTATGTTCTTCCGTGCTAACCGTAAACATATCATCAACCTTCGCTGGATCGAAAAAATCGAACCTTACTTTAACGGCGGTCTGCTAGTTGACCTGAAAGGTGGCGAAAAGATCGAAGTAAGCCGCAGACAAACGGTGAAGTTTAAAGAAATGATGAGTCTGTAAAGAAGGTTGATCGTCCATGGTCCATAGACCATGGATGGTAACGTCTTGGTTAATCAGAATAATTATCAAACCATATCTTCCTAACCATGGACCATGGACTATGGTTCATTTACTATTAGCCCCATATGAAAAAAAACAACCTATTACTTGCAGCCTTTTTATTGTTATCGCTGAGCAGTTTTGCGCAGAAGATAGAAGATCTGATCTCGGAAAAAGAAGTAGCCAGAATTGAGAAGATATTGTCTTCCGATGAAATGGAAGGCCGAAGAACTTTCACAAAAGGGATAGACAAAGCAGCTGCATTTATCGCTGATGAGTTCAAAAAAACCGGATTGCAAACCTGGAACAACAGTGGCTCTTACTTGCAACAGTTTGCCATGGTACGTCCTAAGTTCATTAGCGTAACCGCAAGTATCGATGGCATCAGTGTTGATAGCAGAGATGTGATTGTGATGACTTGTCAACCTGAGATCAAAGTGACAGAACAATCCGGTTACGAAAAAATAACCATTGGTAAAGGGGCGAATCTCGTTACAGAAGCAAGAAAGTTGATGACCGCCAACAAAAATTATTTTGTTTTGGTGGATACCAGTCATGCACGTGCCATGGGTACGCTCACAAGGATGAAGAGCAACCTTTTCAAAACAGATAAGAACCTTGTTTTCATGTTGGCCACTACTGATCCTAAGACCTACAGTATCGAAAGCAAACATGAGGTCACAGAAATGCCGTTAGCGAATGTGGTAGGTGTGCTGCCGGGCAAGAGCAAAAAAAATGAATACGTGATCTTTTCAGGTCACTATGACCATTTAGGGATCATGGGTAAAGATCGAAACGGGAATGTTCAAACAGATTCGATCTTTAATGGTGCAAATGATGATGCTGCAGGAACAACAGCTATGATGGTGCTCGCACAATATTTCAAAGCCATCAATAACAATGAGCGTACATTGATCTTTGTTGCTTTTACCGCGGAAGAAGTAGGAGGCTATGGTTCTACTTATTTTTCACGTCAATTCAATCCTGAGCAAGTAATGGCAATGTTCAACATTGAAATGATCGGATCAGAAAGTAAGTGGGGAAAGAATTCTGCATTCATCACTGGCTACGAAAAAACAGATATGGGTAAGATCCTGCAGTCGAATTTAGCAGGAACCGACTTTACATTCTATCCAGATCCTTATCCTGCACAACAATTGTTTTATCGCTCTGATAATGCAACCCTTGCAAGATTAGGAGTACCTGCACATACCATTTCTACTACCAAGATCGATGTTGATCCTTATTACCATAAAGCGAGTGATGAATTCAACACTATTGATGTTGATAACATGACACGCATCATTCGCGCGATCGCATTGAGTTCGAGAGGTATTGTGAGTGGAAAAGATACACCTACGAGAGTGAATACAAGTGATCTGAGATAAAAAATGCTTGTTAGGAAAGGCTGTTCACATGGACAGCCTTTTTCTTTTTTATACCTTACTAGAAATTGCGCTCAGATGAATTTAAGAAACGCCCTTTTTATCATCTTCCTTTTGCTATCTCTATTTGTACAAGCTCAAAAATTGAGTTACGAGGAAGAGATTGCCCAATGGAAGAAAGAGCGGATCATTGAATTAAAAGCTGAAAATGGATGGCTGAATCTGGCCGGACTTTTCTGGATCAAAGAAGGTAAACAGTATTTTGGTGGAAGTGCCACTGATGATATTCGTTTCCCGATACCATCTTTTCCTGCGCAGGTTGGATATTTTGAAAGAAAGGGGAATATGGTCAAACAGGTCCTGGAAAAGGATATTGCATTATTAACGAATGGAAGATCACAAAAGGAACAAGTAGTCTTCCATGCAGATTCATTGCAACAGTCGACTATGTCTTTTGCGCATTATCGATGGACATTATTACAAAGAGATGAGTTGATTGGTATACGTTTCAGAGATCTAAAAAATCCTGCTATCGATGCCTTGCAGCACATTCCATGTTTTCCGGTGAACACATTATTTCGCGTAAAAGCGAAACTGGTTCCTCCACTTATTCCTAAAAAGATTCCAGTAGCCAATGTACTTGGACAAATAACACAACAGTTTTCACCTGGAAAACTTGTTTTCGATTTGCAAGGTGAAACCTATAGTCTCGACGCATTGCAGGAGGGTAATAAACTGTTTATTGTTTTTGGTGATCGAACAAGTGGTCAGTCTACTTATGCATCCGGACGTTATTTGTATGCAGCTATGCCAGGCGAAGATGGCATCACTGTACTCGATTTCAATAAAGCATTCAATCCTCCATGTGTATTTACATCTTATGCCACTTGTCTTTTACCTCCTTCGCAAAACATATTACATCTTGCAATAGAAGCGGGAGAAAAGAGAGTAGGTGATCACTAAGATTTTAGCAATTGTCTGATACTGCTCAAGTGCGCAAATAGCACAACCGGAACAATCAATCCGGGAAGAAATACATAAGGGAAATGCGTCAACCCGATATTCGGTTGTTCAAAACCAAAACGCTGAAAAGATGTAGGTACGGAAAGAATACCGTGGTAAGCGATATTGATCAATAGCCCTAAGCAAATCAGATTCCAGATCAGTAACACTGTTTTGTTGAGTAGCTTTTTGTAATAGCCCAAATAAGCAACCAGCGGTGCTGAGATACCAGAAATGATATCAAAGTTGATTCCTTCAAAAGTCATCAGTTCGGGCACCAGTTGAAGTGTATACAAAGAGAATAAGCAAAGCTCTACCGGGATCCTCACAACATGTAATAGCGTTAATTGATCAGGTCTGAGTAGATCGATAAAGTTACGTCCTTTCGAAGTGGCAAATAAAATGATGACGAGTGATACAGGAGGCAGTAACAAGGCCAAAAACCTTGGTGGTAAGGTTTGTGTATTTGTATAGAAACCTGTAGCTGCAATGCTACCTTGTCCGATCATCCAAAGGATCAAAAGACCTGCAACAATTTTATTACCGTGAGCAGCTTTTACTAAAAAGAAACAGGTCAGTAAAACAGTGGCTACAAAGCCCAATGGTAGATACAAAGGGACGTTGTTCATAAGGGTTTAATTTGTACAAAGAAAAACAATTGCCTATTCAGGCATCAATGAATTCCATTAACGGTAAGGGCTGATTTCCTTAATGGGTATGGGTTCTATTGAAATAAAAAGAGGTAGATCAACCGTTCTGCTGAACCATAGAGCTACTGTGAATGGCTGCGCTCATTTCCTTGATCAAAGAAACATCTTTTTCAATGGCGTTACCGATCACGATCACGTCAGCTCCGGCTTTGCAATTGCGGTAGGCTTTTTCTGGGTCGGTGATCCCGCCGCCGATGATCAATGGAATTTCAATATGACGGGCTACTTTTTCGATCATATTTTCAGTGATGGGTCTTTTGGCACCACTACCTGCATCCATATAGATCAATTTCATGCCCAGCATTTCGCCGGCCATGGCAGTACACATTGCGATCTCGTTTTTATCAGCCGGAATCGGGGTTGCATTGGAGATATAGGAAACGGTAGTAGGAGCGCCGCCGTCAACGACCATATAACCTGTTGGCATGATCTCAAGACCACTCTTTTTCACGAAAGGTGCACTGATCACATGCTGTCCGATCAATAATTCCGGATTACGACCCGAGATCAGTGACAGGTATAAAAGCGCATCCGCATATTTACTTACTTGAGAAGGAGAGCCGGGAAACAAAATCACGGGAATATCGCAGGCAGCTTTGATTTGCTGGATGCATTCATCCAGGTGACTGGAGATCACCAGACTTCCACCCAGAAAGAAATAGTCCACCTTCGCATCTACAGATAGGGATACCAACTGTTCAATGCTAGCATTGTCGACCTTGTCAGGATCAATAAGTACGGTGAAGGATTTCTTGCCCGCCTCCTTTCTTTCTGCCAATTGCTGATATATGACCTGCTTCATTCAGTATTATATAGATGCTACTGCAAAAATGCAGAAAAGTTTTTGTTTAAGGTGCTAAACCCCTGTTTGTTTCGTATTTATTTGAAAGATAATGTGTTGAAAGCAATTTAAGGCCTTTTAAAAGCAGAAATTTCCGTTTTGTTCTACCTTTTTATTTACGGAAAATTCTTTATTCAACAAGGGTAGATGCCAAAAAATCTTTCCCACAACGGGGGATATTCCCGCAAATTCAACCCTGATTTGAGGTGTGAAAAAATTCACACTCTTTATTCACAAGCTGTGCATATTTACGGACTTGGATTATCAAATCGGAAAGATATTTTCGTCAACCGCTTAACATTTCGTTAATCCGCTGGGACCCATTAAATAA
Above is a genomic segment from Sediminibacterium sp. KACHI17 containing:
- a CDS encoding transketolase; the protein is MVHSNLFDFYPHQLIFSCHVPWTIDYELSTIPLSSQPQNKHMASIQELKAAASQIRRDIVRMVHGVQSGHPGGSLGCTDFLTALFFHTMKHDRQFKMDGVGEDLFFLSNGHISPVYYSVLSRSGYFDKQELASFRKLNTRLQGHPTTHEHLPGVRIASGSLGQGMSVAIGAALTKKYNNDPHLVFSLHGDGELQEGQIWEAVMFAAHNKVDNLIATVDWNGQQIDGPTSKVLSLDNLHDKFKAFNWTVLDMNGNDMEDVVAVLDKAKSMTGQGKPICIMMKTEMGKGVDFMEGSHEWHGIAPSDEQLAKALGQLEETLGDY
- the frr gene encoding ribosome recycling factor — its product is MSEDLDLILADTEESMTKAISHLETELTKIRAGKANPTMLDGIMVDYYGSPTPINQVANISVLDVRTISIQPWEKNMLAAIERAIMAANIGITPQNDGVQLRLFLPPLTEERRRELVKKAAGEGEHSKVAIRNIRRDAIEQVKKLQKDGLSEDAAKDAEKSIQDITDKFISLVDKHLAAKEKEVMAV
- a CDS encoding DMT family transporter — translated: MRDRIINWGIFLLLSVIWGSSFILMKEGMHVLTPYQVASIRILSAGLILTPFAVKALKQIPQNKWLLVILSGLLGNFFPAYLFCIAETQIDSSLAGILNALTPLFTILVGISFFQLKANATKIAGVIIGFIGLCLLMFTGKTVSFQNISYAGLVLLATVFYGINVNMVGRHMKEVGSLNIASLAFVFLIIPSAIILYYTGYTEMALSETSVIKATGASFILGVLGTAFASIIFYMLVKRAGTLFASMVTYGIPFVAVFWGLLDGEQITLLQIGCLGIILCGVYLVNKKEKV
- the mscL gene encoding large-conductance mechanosensitive channel protein MscL, with the translated sequence MGMLKEFKDFAMRGNLVDIAVAFVMGASFGKIVTSFVDGIVMPLVGMLTGGVDFNDKVWVLKEAIAEVKDASGAVVTEAAAEVSIKYGAFITNVLDFIIVAFVVFLVIKGINKMKAPAEAPAAAGPSETEKLLAEIRDSLKKVD
- a CDS encoding segregation/condensation protein A, with protein sequence MNTVNYQIKLDQFEGPFDLLLFFIERDELDIYNIPITKIIQDFLDFIHQGEKLNIELSSEFILFVSTLMRIKARLLLPRKEIDAQGNEIDPRQELIDKILEYKRFKEAAVQMAEMEAMRMLMVKRGNLQKELVEIGEDASEGTEIQNITMFKLMKAFEKVMQRVHDRQNKPVHTVVRYNYTMEGSRDYMLDFVAKEKTVAFEKVFEVCNDRIHAIFLFLSILELTQQKFMKLLVAEGKNNFIVEWNDKREEELKEEGLTDEDFTNTFTDDPTPIAE
- the dxs gene encoding 1-deoxy-D-xylulose-5-phosphate synthase codes for the protein MEIKPGQLLGRINNPDDLKTLTREQLHQVCDELRQYIIDVVSVHGGHFAASLGVVELSVALHYVYNTPYDQLVWDVGHQAYGHKILTGRRDQFITNRKYKGLSGFPKRSESQYDTFGVGHSSTSISAALGMAMAAKYKGENRKSIAVIGDGSMTAGMAFEAMNHAGVADSDVLIILNDNCMSIDPNVGALKEYLTDISTSPTYNKVRDEVWNLLGKLPVGKNLSRDLASKIEAGVKGVVSKSSNLFEALKIRYFGPIDGHNITKLVDTLKDLREIPGPKLLHIITTKGKGYALAEKDQTKWHAPGLFDKVTGEIYKKKIDVPQPPKYQDVFGHTMIELAEMNDKVMGVTPAMPSGSSLKFMMEKMPHRAFDVGICEQHAVTLSAGLATQGMRVFCNIYSSFMQRAYDQVVHDVAIQKLPVVLCLDRAGLVGEDGPTHHGCYDIPYMRCIPNLIVSAPMNEQELRNLMYTAQLEKTEYPFVIRYPRGEGVMPEWRTAFEEVQIGKGKKIKDGREVAILSFGHPGNFATAAIRELRTEGLDPAHYDLRFVKPIDEDLLQEAFSKYNKIVTVEDGTVVGGFGSAVLEFMNQHGYKADVKVLGIPDRLVEHGTPKELHRECAYDAQGIADAVRELMRETVTATVLLG
- a CDS encoding histidine kinase translates to MKTSKSTLYWWCQLGGWLFYGLTMVFFAFVFRDRQGAINEIFYYRLVVTILTGMVFTHLLRELVIRMELRPPIDSNKWWLLTITILCIIVLYSLSNSAVVEWLQYYDPAIKASVAKRFLSNLIFDSPMILVWVSIYYIWHYVELGTKSEIQKVKLESLVKELELKTIKSHINPHFIFNALNSIRALVDENPNRARTAITELSNILRSSMQAEKLETVPFEKELNIVKDYLALEHIRFEDRLRVEYEIDEDTLDQPVPPMMLQTLVENAIKHGIGKQKDGGLIKVISDYRDNHHELIIQNTGQLNSTTNSDGFGINSTRNRLKLLFGGKANFEIRDIGGNMVEAVVKMPVQPVYS
- a CDS encoding response regulator gives rise to the protein MAIKAIIIDDERLARNELKKLLQDHSDIEVIEEAANVDDGIEKIESLNPDLIFLDIQMPGKTGFDLLAEVEKAPKVIFTTAYDEYAIKAFEVNALDYLLKPIEPKRLADAIQKLQAEIFKESAGLNGINRGPLTEHDQVFVKDGERCWFVKLGEIRLFESVGNYAKVFFGTNKPLILKSLNALEERLDDRMFFRANRKHIINLRWIEKIEPYFNGGLLVDLKGGEKIEVSRRQTVKFKEMMSL
- a CDS encoding M28 family peptidase codes for the protein MKKNNLLLAAFLLLSLSSFAQKIEDLISEKEVARIEKILSSDEMEGRRTFTKGIDKAAAFIADEFKKTGLQTWNNSGSYLQQFAMVRPKFISVTASIDGISVDSRDVIVMTCQPEIKVTEQSGYEKITIGKGANLVTEARKLMTANKNYFVLVDTSHARAMGTLTRMKSNLFKTDKNLVFMLATTDPKTYSIESKHEVTEMPLANVVGVLPGKSKKNEYVIFSGHYDHLGIMGKDRNGNVQTDSIFNGANDDAAGTTAMMVLAQYFKAINNNERTLIFVAFTAEEVGGYGSTYFSRQFNPEQVMAMFNIEMIGSESKWGKNSAFITGYEKTDMGKILQSNLAGTDFTFYPDPYPAQQLFYRSDNATLARLGVPAHTISTTKIDVDPYYHKASDEFNTIDVDNMTRIIRAIALSSRGIVSGKDTPTRVNTSDLR
- a CDS encoding DUF1684 domain-containing protein; protein product: MNLRNALFIIFLLLSLFVQAQKLSYEEEIAQWKKERIIELKAENGWLNLAGLFWIKEGKQYFGGSATDDIRFPIPSFPAQVGYFERKGNMVKQVLEKDIALLTNGRSQKEQVVFHADSLQQSTMSFAHYRWTLLQRDELIGIRFRDLKNPAIDALQHIPCFPVNTLFRVKAKLVPPLIPKKIPVANVLGQITQQFSPGKLVFDLQGETYSLDALQEGNKLFIVFGDRTSGQSTYASGRYLYAAMPGEDGITVLDFNKAFNPPCVFTSYATCLLPPSQNILHLAIEAGEKRVGDH